In Stenotrophomonas sp. ASS1, the following proteins share a genomic window:
- the tkt gene encoding transketolase — translation MTQPTRRQLANAIRFLAADAVETAKSGHPGMPMGMADIAEVLWNDYLRHNPSNPHWFNRDRFVLSNGHGSMLQYALLHLSGYDLPIEQLKLFRQLGSHTAGHPERHETPGVETTTGPLGQGFANAVGFALAEKLLAQRFNRPELEVVDHRTWVFMGDGCLMEGVSHEAASLAGTWGLHKLVCFWDNNHISIDGNVEGWFTDNTPERFEAYGWNVVRDVDGHDPESIKAGIEAALSQSDKPTLICCRTTIGFGSPNKAGKESSHGAPLGKDELEATRKQLGWEYGPFEIPQAIYDGWRANGAGTLRQAEWEQLFDKYASQYPAEASELTRRSHGELPADFVAKADAYIAQVAAEGPTIASRKASQLAIEAYAPLLPEIVGGSADLAHSNLTLWKGSKSVASDDANANYVYYGVREFGMTAIANGLALHGGFIPFDATFLVFSDYARNGVRMSALIPAHAIHVYTHDSIGLGEDGPTHQPVEHLASLRYIPNNDVWRPCDAVESAVSWKAAITRQDGPSCLVFSRQNLPHQPRSAEQIAQIERGGYVLADAAGTPDVILIATGSEVSLATEAKAQLDAAGLKTRVVSMPSTDVFLRQDAAYRESVLPNAVRKRVAVEAGVTGFWRQFVGLDGAVIGIDTFGASAPADQLYKHFGITTAHVVEAAKAL, via the coding sequence ATGACGCAGCCTACCCGTCGCCAGTTGGCCAACGCCATCCGCTTCCTTGCCGCCGATGCGGTTGAAACCGCAAAGTCCGGCCACCCCGGCATGCCCATGGGCATGGCCGACATCGCCGAAGTCCTCTGGAACGACTATCTCCGCCATAACCCGAGCAATCCGCACTGGTTCAACCGCGACCGTTTCGTGCTGTCCAACGGCCACGGTTCGATGCTGCAGTACGCGCTGCTGCACCTGAGCGGTTACGACCTGCCGATCGAGCAGCTGAAGCTGTTCCGCCAGCTGGGCAGCCACACCGCCGGCCACCCGGAACGCCACGAGACCCCGGGCGTGGAAACCACCACCGGCCCGCTGGGCCAGGGTTTCGCCAATGCCGTGGGCTTCGCCCTGGCCGAGAAGCTGCTGGCACAGCGCTTCAACCGCCCGGAACTGGAAGTGGTCGACCACCGCACCTGGGTGTTCATGGGCGATGGCTGCCTGATGGAAGGCGTGTCGCATGAAGCCGCTTCGCTGGCCGGTACCTGGGGCCTGCACAAGCTGGTCTGCTTCTGGGACAACAACCACATCTCCATCGACGGCAACGTCGAGGGCTGGTTCACCGACAATACCCCGGAGCGTTTCGAGGCCTATGGCTGGAACGTGGTCCGCGATGTCGATGGCCACGATCCGGAAAGCATCAAGGCCGGCATCGAGGCCGCGCTGTCGCAGAGCGACAAGCCGACCCTGATCTGCTGCCGCACCACCATTGGTTTCGGTTCGCCGAACAAGGCGGGCAAGGAATCCAGCCACGGCGCTCCGCTGGGCAAGGACGAGCTGGAAGCCACCCGCAAGCAGCTGGGCTGGGAATACGGTCCGTTCGAGATCCCGCAGGCGATCTACGACGGCTGGCGCGCCAATGGCGCTGGCACCCTGCGCCAGGCCGAGTGGGAACAGCTGTTCGACAAGTACGCCAGCCAGTACCCGGCTGAAGCGTCCGAGCTGACCCGCCGTTCGCACGGCGAGCTGCCGGCCGACTTCGTTGCCAAGGCCGATGCCTACATCGCCCAGGTGGCCGCTGAAGGCCCGACGATCGCTTCGCGCAAGGCCTCGCAGCTGGCCATCGAAGCCTACGCCCCGCTGCTGCCGGAAATCGTCGGTGGCTCGGCCGACCTGGCGCACTCCAACCTGACCCTGTGGAAGGGCAGCAAGTCGGTTGCCAGCGACGACGCCAACGCCAACTACGTGTACTACGGCGTGCGCGAGTTCGGCATGACCGCCATTGCCAACGGCCTGGCCCTGCACGGCGGCTTCATTCCGTTCGACGCCACCTTCCTGGTGTTCAGCGACTACGCCCGCAACGGCGTGCGCATGAGCGCACTGATTCCGGCGCACGCCATCCACGTCTACACCCACGACTCGATCGGCCTGGGCGAAGACGGCCCGACCCACCAGCCGGTGGAGCACCTGGCCTCGCTGCGCTACATCCCGAACAACGACGTGTGGCGTCCGTGCGATGCGGTCGAGTCGGCGGTGAGCTGGAAGGCTGCGATCACCCGCCAGGACGGCCCGAGCTGCCTGGTGTTCAGCCGCCAGAACCTGCCGCACCAGCCGCGCAGCGCCGAGCAGATCGCCCAGATCGAGCGCGGTGGCTACGTGCTGGCCGATGCCGCCGGTACCCCGGACGTGATCCTGATCGCCACCGGTTCGGAAGTTTCGCTGGCGACCGAAGCCAAGGCCCAGCTGGACGCGGCTGGCCTCAAGACCCGCGTGGTCTCGATGCCGTCCACCGACGTGTTCCTGCGCCAGGATGCGGCCTACCGTGAATCGGTACTGCCGAACGCCGTGCGCAAGCGCGTTGCGGTGGAAGCCGGTGTCACCGGTTTCTGGCGCCAGTTCGTCGGCCTGGACGGTGCGGTGATCGGTATCGACACCTTCGGTGCCTCGGCCCCCGCCGACCAGCTGTACAAGCACTTCGGCATCACCACCGCCCACGTGGTGGAAGCGGCCAAGGCGCTGTAA
- a CDS encoding acetyl-CoA hydrolase/transferase C-terminal domain-containing protein, with amino-acid sequence MTEHLTDLDAAVDWLFARVDGPLRIGAPLALGKPHRLLNALYARVEHDPSRPLQLYTALSLNPPKARGNGLEARFMAPFAQRHFGDDFPRLAYADAIARDALPAHVQVEEFYMQSGALLGSRQAQSSYTSLNYTHAADAVAQRAPQVIVQKVAMRPNDRRLSLSCNNDITQDTLDAMTARGLPRPLLIAEIDPQLPYLGGSATVDVSFFDLVITPPPPYPALFGLPRQPVGDADYAIGLYASTLVRDGGTLQIGIGTLADALSHALVLRHTDNARYRRVLHALDPQLVSHPLVQEIGGVDPFEVGLYGCSEMLNEGFRRLVQTGVIKRKVHDDLALMQRIENGSTLSIDHATLAAEGEYLHGAFYLGSPEFYEWLRTLPEDECRAIGMRRISEINQLYGGNETLERLQRRHARFFNSCMMATALGAAVSDALDDGRVVSGVGGQYNFVAMAHALPEARSVLMFRAARDDKGQRESNVRWNYGHTTIPRHLRDIYLNEYGIADLRGLTDEDCVHAMTAITEAPFQGGLLQQAHASRKLLAATQPDPERQQRNTPQALSAALAPFRVDGSLPDYPLGSDFNEIEQVLVKALGWLKANTQTRGEKLRTVWAALRQPAGDGDAVYLQRMGLQAPKDFAERLDARLLRLALARTA; translated from the coding sequence ATGACCGAACACCTCACCGACCTGGACGCCGCCGTCGACTGGTTGTTTGCGCGCGTGGACGGGCCGCTGCGGATCGGGGCACCGCTGGCACTGGGCAAGCCGCATCGGCTGCTCAATGCCCTTTACGCACGCGTCGAGCACGATCCGTCGCGGCCACTGCAGCTGTATACCGCGCTGTCGCTGAACCCGCCGAAGGCGCGCGGCAACGGCCTGGAAGCGCGCTTCATGGCGCCGTTCGCGCAGCGCCATTTCGGCGACGATTTCCCGCGCCTGGCCTATGCCGATGCGATCGCGCGCGACGCGTTGCCGGCACATGTGCAGGTGGAAGAGTTCTACATGCAGTCCGGCGCCCTGCTCGGCTCGCGGCAGGCGCAGTCCAGCTATACCAGCCTGAACTACACCCACGCCGCCGATGCGGTGGCGCAGCGCGCGCCGCAGGTTATCGTGCAGAAGGTGGCGATGCGGCCGAACGACCGCCGGCTCTCGCTGTCGTGCAACAACGACATCACCCAGGACACGCTGGATGCGATGACCGCTCGCGGGCTGCCTCGCCCGCTGCTGATCGCCGAGATCGATCCGCAGCTACCCTACCTGGGTGGCTCGGCCACGGTCGATGTGTCGTTCTTCGATCTGGTGATCACCCCGCCACCACCGTACCCGGCGTTGTTCGGCCTGCCGCGGCAGCCGGTCGGCGATGCCGACTACGCGATCGGCCTGTATGCCAGCACGCTGGTGCGCGACGGTGGCACCCTGCAGATCGGCATCGGCACGCTGGCCGACGCGCTCAGCCATGCGCTGGTGCTGCGCCACACCGACAACGCGCGCTACCGCCGTGTACTGCACGCGCTGGATCCGCAGCTGGTCAGCCATCCGCTGGTGCAGGAGATCGGCGGCGTCGACCCGTTCGAAGTGGGCCTGTACGGCTGCAGCGAAATGCTCAACGAGGGCTTCCGCCGGCTGGTACAGACCGGCGTGATCAAGCGCAAGGTGCACGATGACCTGGCGCTGATGCAACGCATCGAGAACGGCAGCACGCTGTCCATCGACCACGCCACCCTGGCTGCCGAGGGCGAGTATCTGCATGGCGCCTTCTACCTGGGCTCGCCGGAGTTCTACGAGTGGTTGCGCACGCTGCCGGAAGACGAATGCCGTGCGATCGGCATGCGCCGCATCAGCGAGATCAACCAGCTGTACGGTGGCAACGAGACACTGGAACGCCTGCAACGCCGCCACGCGCGCTTCTTCAACTCCTGCATGATGGCCACCGCGCTGGGCGCGGCGGTGTCGGATGCGCTGGATGATGGACGTGTGGTGTCCGGCGTGGGTGGTCAGTACAACTTCGTGGCGATGGCACATGCGCTGCCGGAAGCGCGCAGCGTGCTGATGTTCCGCGCCGCGCGCGATGACAAGGGCCAGCGCGAATCCAACGTGCGCTGGAACTACGGGCACACCACCATCCCACGCCACCTGCGCGACATCTACCTCAACGAATACGGCATCGCCGACCTGCGCGGCCTGACCGACGAGGACTGCGTGCATGCGATGACCGCAATCACCGAGGCCCCGTTCCAGGGCGGCCTGCTGCAGCAGGCACACGCCTCGCGCAAGCTGCTGGCGGCCACGCAACCGGATCCGGAGCGCCAGCAGCGCAACACGCCGCAGGCACTGTCCGCGGCACTGGCACCGTTCCGCGTCGATGGCAGCCTGCCCGACTATCCGTTGGGCAGCGACTTCAACGAGATCGAGCAGGTGCTGGTGAAAGCGCTGGGCTGGCTGAAGGCCAACACGCAGACCCGCGGCGAGAAACTGCGTACCGTCTGGGCAGCGCTGCGGCAACCGGCTGGCGACGGCGATGCGGTGTACCTGCAGCGCATGGGCCTGCAGGCACCGAAGGATTTCGCCGAACGCCTGGACGCGCGACTGCTGCGCCTCGCACTGGCACGCACCGCCTGA
- a CDS encoding dicarboxylate/amino acid:cation symporter has translation MTAAAADKKKLPLHWKMGIGFAIGLILGLIVHALGGSVDGLQAGAKWVMDYITTPASGLFLNLIFMLIVPLIFSALIMGVSEMGDIRALGRIGWKTLAYTVLLSGIAVGIGLVLVNLLKPGVGVDPQVAAMMLSENAERSKEIVAGIHGTPKGMDMLLSIVPSNVLQAASDNGAILSLMFFALMFGIGMVLTDDEKVAPLRRAIEGVFEISMTLINLVIRLAPYAVACFMFNLAALFGFELIIRLGAYVGVVVLALGLHMVVSYGTAVWLSGRSPLSFFRDTQEATVMAFSTASSNATLPTALRVADQMGLPQRVSRFVLTVGATANQNGTALFEGVTVIFLAQFFGVDLSIGQQIMVMAVCILGGIGTAGVPSGSLPVVAMICAMVGVNPLGIGLILGVNHFLDMCRTALNVTGDLALTTLVAKGESHDGPALGPQQD, from the coding sequence ATGACAGCAGCTGCTGCCGACAAGAAGAAGTTGCCCCTGCATTGGAAGATGGGCATCGGCTTTGCGATCGGCCTGATCCTGGGACTGATCGTGCACGCCCTGGGCGGCAGCGTCGATGGTCTGCAGGCCGGTGCCAAGTGGGTAATGGACTACATCACCACCCCGGCGTCGGGCCTGTTCCTCAACCTGATCTTCATGCTGATCGTGCCGCTGATCTTCTCGGCGCTGATCATGGGTGTGTCGGAGATGGGCGACATCCGCGCCCTAGGCCGCATCGGCTGGAAGACCCTGGCCTATACCGTGCTGCTGTCCGGCATTGCCGTGGGCATCGGGCTGGTGCTGGTGAACCTGCTCAAGCCGGGTGTCGGTGTCGACCCGCAGGTCGCTGCGATGATGCTGTCGGAGAACGCCGAGCGCAGCAAGGAGATTGTCGCGGGCATCCACGGCACGCCGAAGGGCATGGACATGCTGCTGTCGATCGTGCCGAGCAACGTGCTGCAGGCCGCGTCCGACAACGGCGCGATCCTGTCGCTGATGTTCTTCGCGCTGATGTTCGGCATCGGCATGGTGCTGACCGACGATGAGAAGGTCGCGCCGCTGCGCCGCGCCATTGAAGGCGTGTTCGAAATCTCGATGACCCTGATCAACCTGGTCATCCGCCTGGCCCCGTATGCGGTGGCCTGCTTCATGTTCAACTTGGCCGCGCTGTTCGGCTTCGAGCTGATCATCCGCCTCGGTGCCTACGTGGGCGTGGTGGTGTTGGCACTCGGCCTGCACATGGTGGTGAGTTACGGTACGGCCGTATGGCTGTCCGGTCGTTCGCCGCTGTCGTTCTTCCGCGATACCCAGGAAGCGACGGTGATGGCGTTCTCCACCGCCTCCAGCAACGCCACCCTGCCGACCGCGCTGCGCGTGGCCGACCAGATGGGCCTGCCGCAGCGCGTGTCGCGCTTCGTGCTGACCGTGGGCGCCACCGCCAACCAGAACGGCACCGCGCTGTTCGAGGGCGTGACGGTGATCTTCCTGGCCCAGTTCTTCGGCGTGGACCTGAGCATCGGCCAGCAGATCATGGTGATGGCGGTCTGCATCCTCGGTGGCATCGGCACGGCCGGCGTGCCGTCAGGCTCGCTGCCGGTGGTGGCGATGATCTGCGCGATGGTGGGCGTGAACCCGCTGGGCATCGGCCTGATCCTGGGCGTGAACCACTTCCTGGACATGTGCCGTACCGCGCTGAACGTGACCGGCGACCTGGCCCTTACCACCCTGGTGGCCAAGGGTGAGTCGCACGATGGCCCGGCGCTGGGCCCGCAGCAGGACTGA